Within Ovis aries strain OAR_USU_Benz2616 breed Rambouillet chromosome 3, ARS-UI_Ramb_v3.0, whole genome shotgun sequence, the genomic segment gtgatgccatccaaccatctcatcctctgtcatccctttctcctcccatcttaatcttccccagcatcagggtcttttccaaagagtcagttcttcccatcaggtggccaaagtattggaggttcagcttcagcatcagtccttccaatgaatattcaggactgatttcctttaggatggactggttggatctccttgcagtccaagggactctcaagaatcttcttcaacaccacagttcaaaagcatcaattcttcagtgctcagctttcattatagtccaactctcacatccaatgtgactactggaaaaatgatagctttgactagatggacctttgtcagcaaagtaatgtctctgctttttaatatgctgtctagtttggttatagcttttctttcaaggagggagcatcttttaatttcatggctgcagtcaccatctgcagtgattttggagcccaagaaaatggagtctgccatggtttccattgtttccccatctatttgccatgaagtgggaCCAGATTGGAAGATGTAAAGTCTGGACTCTAGGAAATCATTCCTTTGCTATGcactcagctatctggggccagtatcctatATTTTTTCATCCTGAGTCTCCTCAGGGTGCATGGCTGGGGGCAGCTGGAGTGACTGACTGCTTAGTGGCAACCTCTGTGTTCTCATCCTAGTCTCCCTGCTCTCAAATTGAACAAGATCTACAGTGCTTTCCTTGGTCTCTCAAGTACATCCCAGTGTTTATTGCTTTTACCTGCTTGGCTAGTTTCcactatttgtttttttaaagtatagttgatttattctattattttagtCTCAGGTGTTCGacatagtgattcataatttgcAATAGTTTTGCAAATTATACTCAGTTTACTGTATAAAAATAAtggctatagttccctgtgatgtacaatctattcttttttaaatatacattgtaGTTTATATCTCTTGATCCTCTACCTCTATATTGCCCCTCCCCACTGGGCTTAGTTtactgataaccactagtttgttttctgtatctttgagtctctttctgttcttattaaaatattaattcatctgttttatgtttagattccacacagaAGTGATAACagaatatttgtttctttgctcGGCTTATTTCACTAAGGTCCATCATATAGGTccatccatagtgttgcaaatggcagtattttcattcttttgtattccattgtgtatacatgtagtgcatgtgtgtgttcagtcactcagttgtgttgaactcttgagtcctcatggactgtagaccaccaggctcctctgtccatggaattttccaggcaagaatattggagtgggttgccatttcctattccagggaaccccagggaatcttcctgacccagggattgaacctgtgtttcttacatctcctgcatcagaaggcagattctttaccatcgagccacctgggaagcgtgtgtgtgagagtgtgtgtgtgtgtgagtgtgtgagtgtgtgtgtgtgtgtgtgtgtgtgtgtgtgtatcacatcttctttatccattcatctttttagGAATACTTAGCTTTTTCTCCTgtcatggctattataaatagtgtgctgtgaacattgggggtgcatgcatcttttcaaattagtgttcttaatttttttttatctattCCTAAGAGTAGAATTACTGCATTCTGttatttatgggctttcctggttactcagtggtaaagaatctgcctgcagtgaaggagacacaggagacatgggtctgatccctgggtctgggagatcccctggaggagggcatggcaatcaactccaatattcttgtcctgagaatcccatggacagagcagcctggcaggctacagttcagagggttgcacagagtctgaaacaactgaagtgacttagtacacatgcatggtatttctatttttatttttttgaggaaactccatgctgttttccacagcggctgcatgaatttacattcccaccaagaatgTACTTGGGATCCCTTTTCTCTACAGCCTTGATAACATTCGTTAGTTGTAGACTTTGATGATCACCCTGTTGACAGGTATGAggggatatctcattgtggttttgatttgtaatCTCTGATGATTAgagatgttgagtatcttttcaaattccggttggccatctgtgtatctttggaaaaatgtcagtTCAGGTTTTATCCCCATGTTTTTAATTGTACtattgttttttgatgttgagttgtatgagatgagacgtttatatatttttgataacaACCAAGCATTTCCTCCTATTTagtaggttatcttttcattttgtcaatggtttattttgctgtgcaaaattttacttaggtcccattaaaacatttttgcctttatttcttttgtcttaggagaaaaatcttaaaaaatatatcacaatttatgtcaaagactcTTCTATGTTTtgctctagaagttttatggatcaggtcttacatttagatctttaatctttgGGTCTATTTTTATATACTGAGAAAAATTGTTACCATTCTTTGAAATGCTCTGCTCATCTCCTTGTCTATTGAATCttcttttcaaaattcaaattatCTTCAAGGACAATCTTAGGTCATTATTCCAAGAAatctttccctattttctttcaAACCCatgttatttcatatttttaaaataacaggacTTTGTGATTTATTGAgcactagagaaggcaatggcaacccactccagtactcttgcctgggaaatcccatggacggaggaacctggtaggctgcagtccatggggttgctaagagtcggacatgactgagcgacttcactttcacttttcactttcatgcattggagaaggaaatggaaacccactccactgttcttgcctggagaatcccagggatgggggagcctggtgggctgctgtctatggggtcgcacagagtcagacacgactgaagcgacttagcagcagcagccagtgtgaAGCACATGAAAGAGTTCTTTTAGGGTAGTTTTATTATTCTACCATATGGGTGGCAGAAACTGTTTTCCTAAATCTGGATTTCTAGCAATACTTGGTCAGGGGTCGAACGTATATTTGTTCAAGGTCATTGATAGAGGCTGAATGATCTGACTTCCAGATCAGTGCTCTTACTGTGATTCAACAGCACCTCTTTGGGTACCATGTGAAAAGTGGATACACAGGAAGGATAACCTGATCATCTCTTAGGTCATCTCCCAATGATGACATTCCCTCTTGTTATTCTTTCTATGACTGAATTCTGTCCCTTAATTTCCTTAGACCCCTTTTCATATCTTTGTTCCTCAAGCTGTAGATGAAAGGGTTCAACATGGGTGTCACTATTGTGTACATAACTGTGGCTACCCGGTCCTTCACCACTGAGTACATGGACAGTGGCCTAAAGTAGACATAGATGACACTCCCATAGAAGAAAACCACCACGGTGAGGTGGGagccacaggtggagaaggccttcCACTTCCCGGCCGCAGAGGGGATTTTGAGCACAGTGACAATGATTCTCAGGTAGGAGAAGAGAATGCACAGGAAAGGGGTGGCAATGACAGCCAGGGTCTCGGTCATGACCACCATCTGGCTGGAGGAAGTGTCAGAGCAGGAGAGCTTGAGCACCGGCTGGGTATCACAAAAGAAGTGCTTGATGACATGGGAGGCACAGAAAGACAGGCGGGACATGAGTAGCACACGCAGCATGGAGTGCAGGTGAGAGATGGTGCACGAACCCAGCAACAGGAGGAGGCAACGCCGTGGGCTCATGACCACACCATAATGGAAGGGGTTGCAGATGGCTACCAGCCGGTCTATGGCCATCGAGGCCAGCAGGTAGCTGTCCGTATTTGCAAAAGCCATGAAGAAGTACATCTGGACCAGGCACCCCACATAGGAGATAGACTTTGTCTCTGAGAGTAAGTTCACCAGCATTTTGGGCACAATGACTGTTGTGAAGCAGATATCCATGAAGGACAGGTTGCTGAGGAAAAAGTACATAGGGGTGTGGAGCCGGGAGTCAGAGTGGATGGCCAGGATGATGAGTCCATTCCCCACCAGGGTGATCAGGTACATGACGAGGAAGACAGCAAAGAGGGGTTTCTGCATCTGGGGGTTGGAAGAGATGCCCAGGAGGATAAAGCCTGAGATGCTGCTGCTATAGTTCTTCATCTCCATgtctttgatccctggtcagagttTGAAGGTGGTGTGGGAGAGATGCGAAGGGCAATTTGAGGATGGCTTCTTTCCTAATCTCCAGCCTattcaaaaaaagtaaaaaatgtctACCACATTTTATTAGATTATTTTCTtcaagaaactatggaaacaaGGAGTTATAACTCAACACAGgggaagttaaataattttaagctGCTTCATAAATGAGAACTAAATATTTCCCATGTGTTTCTAGGGAGTTCTATATAGCCTAGTCTGTCTGAGTTCTTctcagttctctctctttttaaaaataaatttatttattttaattggaggttaattactttacaatattgtattggtcttgccatatatcaacatgtatctgccacaggtatacacgtgttccccatcctgaacacccctccctcctccctccccataccatccctcagggtcgtctcagtgcaccagccccaagcatccagtatcacgcattgaacctggactggtgattcgtttcatatatgacattatacatgtttcaatgccattctcccaaatcatcccaccctctccctcatcctagatgtccatcagcagatgaatggataagaaagctgtggtacatatacacaatggagtattactcagccattaaaaagaatatatttcaatcagttctaatgagatgggtgaaactggaacctattatacagagtgaagtaagccagaaagaaaaacaccaatacagtatactaatgcatatatatggactttagaaagatggtaacgataaccctgtatgcgagacagcaaaagagacacagatgtatagaacagtcttttggactcaattctctttttaaagattcttctTAGGTTCTTTCCTGACCAACTCCCTAGTGcccctccctttcttcttgtAAAATAGGAGAAGAAACTGCTAGGTCCATGATGCTTTCATTCAAGAGGCTCCCATCCTGGATGTCCCCCCATTCAGATCCTTTCCTACTCATATGTGCAGAGGTAGGGGTGGTGGTAGTGAGGGTGGACAGAAGTGTGAATCGGATTTAATCGGTGCTCCCCATTATCCACAGAGCTCAAATGAGAATGTTGTGGCTTCAGAGAAAAGCctgcttaatatttatttaagcaCTTCTGTTTTATTACAGTGATCTGGACACTTTTTCTTTCaggtgtgttagttactcagtcgtgtctgactgtttgcgaccccatggactgtagcccaccaggatcctctgtccatggaattctccaggcaagtatactggagtgggctgccatttcctcctccaggagatcttcccaatccagggattgaacctgggtctcctgcactaagGGTCAGGGATGCCATTCAAAATAGGAGTACAGTTGACCACTGAACAACTTGGGCTTGAATTGTGCAGATCCACTTATAGGtagatttttcaataaatatgtagtACAGCACCACATGATCTATTGGTTGGTTGAATCCTTGAAAGCAGAACTCCTGGATATGGTGTGCTGTGTAGTCATATGTGCATTTTTGACTGCAGGAAGGGTCAATGtcctttatttttgtattattcaagagtcaactgtTCTACCCCAGGATTAGCCTATGTCACTTAGtttattcctttaaataaatatttgtttctagTTGAATATTTTGAAGTTCTCATACTAAACATTCAATTACTGCAGGAATACAAAACTTTGAATGTGAGTCCCTTTCCCACCAATATCATGGAAGAGAAGGCACAGATGGCCTCTGGTTAGTACTATTGTGCTACACTGCTCAAactgagataaaattgacatataaCTTGGTGTAAATTAAGGTGTACAATTTGCtgatttgatacatttttttcagattataatCTAGCTCctttaacctttttttaaaaattgtttaccaGCATATCATTAACTAGCACTTCTATCGCcacacataattatcatttctttttgtgcGGTGGATGtaattaagatctagtctcttagctACTTTTGAGGTACATGCATAGTTTAGTATTATTGTCTGTAATTGCTAGGCTGTGTATTAGATCTCCTGCACTTATTGTTCTAATAATGATTGCAAATTTTGTACTCTTTGTACTCTTAAACAACATTTTCCCCATTCTTCCAACTTCCATCCCTGGTGATCACCGTTCTtcttaagagagtagatcttagatcttcccaccacacacacatacaaaaaggTAATTGTGTGAGTTGATCAAGGTGTTAACTAACCCCAGTGTGGCAATCATTTTGCCCTATATCATCAGTGTATTAAACattacattgtacaccttaaatttatgcAAAGTTACAtgctaattatatctcaataaaactgaaaaaaattcaaattaatgaTTCAATGCACCTGCAATAACACCCCAAGaggatttatattttttatcttttagaatttatttttattggagtatagttgctgtacagtgtagtgttagcttctgctgtacagcaaagtgaatcagctgtctatatacatttatttcctcttttttggatttccttcccctttaggtcaccacaagcattgagtagagttccctgtgctatccagtatgctctcattagttatctattttatacacagtatcaatagtgtatatataccaATCTCAATATGAAGGGGAGTTTTTCATGGAATTGAGACGGTCATTCTAAAAGTCATCTACATGTGTAAGTGGCTAAGAAAAGATAagataattttgtaaatattagGATAATGACAGTGAATTTTCTTACCTGAAAATCTAAGGacatagaaatgaaaaacaataaggtgatggacacggaggcctggcgtgctgagattcatggggtcgcaaagagtcggacacgactgagtgactgaactgaaaggtataTATAGAGGTAAAACGTCAATGGACCAACAAAGAAGTTTGTATGCCTGTATTTAtacatatgaagtgaagtgaagtgaagtgaagtcactcagtcgtgcccgactctttgcgaccccgtggacagtagcctgcaccaagctcctccatccatgggattttctaggcgagagtactggagtgggttgccatttccttcatataCATAGATCTAGATCTATATGAAACTTAATATATAATAAGGATTCATTTCATAGTAATGGAGAAAGGATGGACTATCAAGTGACATTTATGATAATTGGCTAAACATTTGGTAAAAATGATGCTGGATTTCTCTCTCATCTGCACAAACCCATATGAATTAATTATCTAAGCATtaaaatcaaaaacataaaatatattaattaggAAAAAACAAAGGAGCACATTTTTATGGTCTCAGGATGGGGATGccattccaggcaagaaaaatgttGTAGAAGCAAGAATGACAAAATACCATACTCAAAAATATGAACATTATCCCCAAAGAGACCACAAGAATGGCTAAAATATAAACTATTGACTCAAAGGAAATATCTACAACACATTTACCAAAGAAAACATGTAAGGTGTTCAACCTTATTGGTAATCATAAATAGAAATTAGACTTAAGTACAATTATCATTTATCAGAATATCCATAAAATTGTTTGAACAatatccaaaggaaaaaagacCTCCACATACCTGATGGTGAGACAATTATCAGTATAAACCTTTGGGTAGTCTCTATCAGATTTGAAAACCTGCATCTCATTATCCAATGATTACACGTGTAGGAAG encodes:
- the LOC101115953 gene encoding olfactory receptor 1L4 isoform X2; the encoded protein is MQKPLFAVFLVMYLITLVGNGLIILAIHSDSRLHTPMYFFLSNLSFMDICFTTVIVPKMLVNLLSETKSISYVGCLVQMYFFMAFANTDSYLLASMAIDRLVAICNPFHYGVVMSPRRCLLLLLGSCTISHLHSMLRVLLMSRLSFCASHVIKHFFCDTQPVLKLSCSDTSSSQMVVMTETLAVIATPFLCILFSYLRIIVTVLKIPSAAGKWKAFSTCGSHLTVVVFFYGSVIYVYFRPLSMYSVVKDRVATVMYTIVTPMLNPFIYSLRNKDMKRGLRKLRDRIQS
- the LOC101115953 gene encoding olfactory receptor 1L4 isoform X1 translates to MEMKNYSSSISGFILLGISSNPQMQKPLFAVFLVMYLITLVGNGLIILAIHSDSRLHTPMYFFLSNLSFMDICFTTVIVPKMLVNLLSETKSISYVGCLVQMYFFMAFANTDSYLLASMAIDRLVAICNPFHYGVVMSPRRCLLLLLGSCTISHLHSMLRVLLMSRLSFCASHVIKHFFCDTQPVLKLSCSDTSSSQMVVMTETLAVIATPFLCILFSYLRIIVTVLKIPSAAGKWKAFSTCGSHLTVVVFFYGSVIYVYFRPLSMYSVVKDRVATVMYTIVTPMLNPFIYSLRNKDMKRGLRKLRDRIQS